The following are encoded together in the candidate division WOR-3 bacterium genome:
- the def gene encoding peptide deformylase — MKILHYPDPILKTVTADVVDFDQDLKDLIQKMIPVMKELDGVGLAANQVGILRNFFIVQIPQKKLVVAVNPKIISFSEDKITSEEGCLSLPGLYLDIPRSKKVILEAFDEQGRKFTMEATGLLSRAFCHETDHLKGKLIIDFLDLEDRISFEAHLNTRKLF; from the coding sequence TTGAAAATCCTGCATTATCCTGATCCTATTTTGAAAACCGTGACGGCCGACGTTGTCGATTTCGACCAGGATCTCAAAGATCTAATTCAAAAAATGATTCCGGTGATGAAAGAACTTGACGGTGTGGGACTCGCGGCAAACCAGGTCGGGATTTTAAGGAATTTTTTCATTGTTCAAATACCCCAAAAAAAACTCGTGGTAGCAGTCAACCCCAAGATCATCTCCTTTTCCGAAGACAAAATTACCTCCGAAGAAGGCTGCCTCAGTCTTCCGGGTTTGTATCTGGATATCCCAAGATCAAAGAAAGTGATCTTGGAAGCATTTGACGAACAAGGGCGTAAATTCACCATGGAAGCTACCGGCCTTTTGTCTAGGGCGTTCTGTCATGAAACAGACCATCTTAAAGGAAAACTGATAATCGACTTTCTCGACTTGGAAGACAGAATCAGTTTTGAAGCTCATCTGAACACGAGAAAGCTTTTTTAA
- a CDS encoding slipin family protein — MPCLLIFIGFSVLFSFFYILRGIRIIYQYERGVVFTFGKFSHVKDPGIRWIFPIIQNMRRVDIRIMTVDVPRQEVITKDNIPILANTVVYFKVENPVNAIIKIDNYVYAVRQFTQAALRDIVGNNELDFVLTERVQIAESIQKIVDTETAEWGVDIESIKIQEIELPAEMKRAMAKQAEAERERRAVIIASDGELKASENLRQAAETLSKNPAALHLRTLQTIRDIAADPSEKIVLYLPSDITETIKKITG, encoded by the coding sequence ATGCCTTGTTTGTTGATTTTTATAGGGTTTAGTGTGCTATTTTCTTTTTTTTACATTCTCAGGGGCATCAGAATAATTTACCAATATGAAAGAGGTGTGGTGTTCACCTTTGGTAAATTCAGCCATGTCAAAGACCCCGGAATAAGATGGATCTTCCCTATAATTCAAAATATGCGCAGGGTTGATATCAGAATTATGACGGTTGACGTCCCCAGACAGGAAGTCATAACAAAAGACAATATACCCATTCTCGCCAATACAGTAGTATATTTCAAAGTCGAAAACCCCGTGAACGCGATAATAAAAATCGACAACTACGTCTATGCCGTAAGGCAATTCACGCAAGCGGCTCTGAGGGACATAGTCGGAAACAACGAACTTGATTTTGTCCTTACAGAAAGAGTACAAATCGCAGAGAGCATACAGAAAATTGTAGACACCGAGACAGCGGAGTGGGGCGTCGATATCGAATCAATAAAAATACAGGAAATTGAACTTCCCGCGGAAATGAAAAGGGCGATGGCAAAACAGGCTGAAGCCGAAAGGGAAAGAAGAGCCGTGATAATAGCTTCGGACGGAGAATTAAAAGCCTCGGAAAACCTCAGACAAGCCGCTGAAACACTTTCCAAAAATCCCGCCGCGCTTCACCTTAGAACTCTTCAGACAATAAGGGACATAGCCGCTGATCCTTCCGAAAAAATCGTTCTTTATCTGCCTTCGGACATAACCGAAACCATAAAAAAAATCACAGGTTGA
- a CDS encoding orotidine 5'-phosphate decarboxylase, with amino-acid sequence MLNPRKRYLQIAFNYDAEQVSRILPYIPKSDRILIEAGTPYIKREGLNGIKLIRKMWNGIVVADLKTLDGGEKEVRFAFGAGANAITVFGGAPKETLNFFIDTCSKMRIYSMIDMLGVEDPLKVLLKLKTPPDVVVIHRGRDEESTRGKVIKYKQINKIRSKYDVFISAAGGIDLKEARSAIFNGADIVVANIVVPGDPWTGISSSSDVNEIAYQFLTTIE; translated from the coding sequence ATGTTAAATCCCAGGAAAAGATACCTGCAGATAGCATTCAACTACGACGCTGAACAAGTTTCGAGAATTCTTCCATACATTCCAAAAAGCGACAGAATACTAATCGAGGCGGGGACTCCTTACATTAAAAGGGAAGGATTGAACGGGATAAAATTGATAAGAAAGATGTGGAACGGCATTGTCGTCGCCGATTTAAAAACGCTTGACGGAGGCGAAAAGGAAGTCAGGTTCGCCTTTGGAGCCGGAGCAAACGCGATTACAGTATTCGGTGGAGCCCCTAAGGAGACTTTGAATTTTTTCATTGATACATGCTCAAAAATGCGGATTTACTCGATGATAGATATGCTGGGGGTAGAAGATCCTCTCAAAGTCCTTTTAAAGCTCAAAACTCCTCCCGATGTCGTCGTCATACACAGGGGCAGAGACGAAGAAAGCACCCGAGGAAAAGTTATCAAATACAAGCAAATCAACAAAATCCGAAGCAAGTACGACGTGTTTATATCTGCCGCCGGAGGTATCGATCTTAAAGAAGCAAGGAGCGCAATTTTCAACGGAGCAGACATCGTCGTCGCGAATATCGTCGTCCCCGGAGATCCATGGACAGGTATAAGCTCATCTTCCGACGTCAATGAAATAGCTTATCAGTTTTTGACTACAATCGAGTGA
- a CDS encoding TldD/PmbA family protein produces MDKTEAKVILDEILSQGAEKSALFSVRQELTELNVEKDSVNFFRTTQNEITNIEAYSQNKKAEITVNDSGKEGIKKAAKFLKDTLNSSLPDEAYEISPSDFEKTFLGNSKEPEKEKMIDAFSIFLSDAKRKYPEIIFSDTTFSHKKSKIIYANTRGCYLAEDKSYYSLSLFFTAKKGDEISSFNYLYLDKPEISENLISTGVIDETLQKSAEQIKSKTMGFKFKGDLVLTPKASLAFMDDFLSPLHEDRLISGTSIYKDKLEEKIASDILNVKFSPLSDLSVSKDNFTFDGFLTKDMGVIENGFLKNFIVSYYGSRKTGLPRSLNMNDNYMEILQGETDLDLIISGVNKGILMDRFSGGTPSVNGQLSGVCKNSYYIEGGKIKYPVKEVMMTGNTAQMLLDVKAVSKQTVDFGKSRAPYILIKNVLFS; encoded by the coding sequence GTGGATAAAACCGAAGCAAAAGTCATACTGGATGAAATATTATCTCAAGGTGCTGAAAAATCGGCGCTTTTCAGCGTCCGGCAGGAGTTGACAGAATTAAATGTTGAAAAGGACAGCGTAAATTTTTTCAGGACAACCCAAAACGAAATAACAAACATTGAAGCCTACAGCCAAAACAAAAAAGCTGAGATTACAGTGAACGACTCTGGAAAAGAAGGGATAAAAAAAGCCGCGAAATTTTTGAAAGATACTTTAAATTCTTCCTTGCCGGATGAAGCTTACGAAATAAGCCCCTCTGATTTTGAAAAAACTTTTCTGGGAAACTCAAAAGAGCCGGAAAAGGAAAAAATGATAGACGCATTTTCAATTTTTTTGTCGGATGCGAAAAGAAAATATCCAGAGATAATATTTTCCGACACGACATTTTCACACAAAAAAAGCAAAATCATCTACGCAAACACTCGTGGGTGTTATTTAGCAGAAGACAAGTCGTACTACAGTCTCTCTCTGTTTTTTACAGCGAAAAAAGGGGACGAGATCTCTTCTTTCAATTATCTTTATTTGGATAAACCCGAAATCTCGGAAAATCTGATTTCTACGGGCGTAATAGACGAAACACTTCAAAAATCTGCCGAGCAAATAAAAAGCAAAACAATGGGGTTTAAATTCAAAGGAGATCTTGTGCTGACCCCAAAGGCGTCTTTGGCTTTTATGGACGATTTTCTTTCACCCTTGCACGAGGACAGGCTAATATCCGGAACGAGCATATACAAAGACAAGCTTGAAGAAAAAATTGCCTCGGACATTCTCAACGTGAAATTTTCGCCACTCTCGGACCTTTCTGTAAGCAAAGATAATTTTACTTTTGACGGATTCTTGACAAAAGACATGGGTGTTATCGAAAATGGTTTTTTAAAAAATTTCATTGTCTCTTATTACGGCTCGAGAAAAACCGGATTACCGAGATCTTTGAATATGAACGACAATTACATGGAAATACTCCAGGGAGAAACGGACTTGGATCTAATTATAAGCGGCGTGAATAAAGGAATTCTCATGGATAGATTTTCCGGAGGAACCCCAAGCGTGAACGGACAACTGTCCGGAGTATGCAAAAACAGCTACTACATCGAAGGCGGAAAAATAAAGTATCCGGTCAAAGAAGTCATGATGACAGGCAATACTGCTCAAATGCTCCTTGACGTAAAAGCGGTATCCAAGCAGACCGTTGACTTCGGAAAATCAAGAGCTCCTTATATTCTGATAAAAAACGTTTTATTTTCTTAG
- a CDS encoding TldD/PmbA family protein, translated as MEANVFDAEKIGKRFTEYTELRFHENYNEKISFINGSCVANDEKTIKGHSARVFKNGFWGFASNPKDKPGIAEELIKKAQQNAEILSSKLKNGDKIFRKQQDVVFEKDLSTKKAKMTRKEKFDFVKDLDTHVKQNYKKVSSVQTIYSHLKTRKELLTSEGAHIIQTLPRSFIRISLTSGEKNQPVSISESFGGLGDIEDIFSSPEDLYSDIGILYTKLMEKCSGLQAEAGLKDVILGADLAGILAHEAMGHTTEADFVMGGSIAADLLNIRIASDKISLTDFAHTALGETCPMPVFYDDEGVEGKDSKIIENGVLTGYMHNRRSAAYFKVEPTGNARAFSFDDEPLIRMRNTCILPGKDKLEDMISSVEDGYFLENPGNGQADSTSEFMFAVTFGYEIKKGKLGKALQNTAISGKAVDLLKTVTMVSDQMKWVSSGTCGKKQPMPVAMGGPAIKCKVSIGGN; from the coding sequence ATGGAGGCAAATGTGTTTGATGCAGAAAAGATCGGAAAAAGATTTACAGAATACACCGAGTTGAGGTTTCACGAAAACTATAACGAGAAGATAAGTTTTATCAACGGAAGTTGCGTTGCCAACGATGAAAAAACCATCAAAGGTCACAGCGCGAGAGTTTTTAAAAATGGATTTTGGGGCTTTGCTTCCAATCCGAAAGATAAACCCGGTATCGCAGAAGAGTTGATAAAAAAAGCCCAGCAAAACGCTGAAATTTTGTCAAGTAAATTAAAAAATGGAGATAAAATATTCAGAAAACAGCAAGATGTTGTTTTTGAAAAAGACTTGTCGACGAAAAAAGCGAAAATGACTAGAAAAGAAAAGTTCGATTTTGTAAAAGATTTAGATACTCATGTAAAACAAAACTATAAAAAAGTTTCAAGCGTTCAGACTATTTATTCCCACTTGAAAACTCGAAAAGAACTCCTCACTTCCGAAGGAGCACACATAATACAAACCTTACCCAGATCATTTATTAGAATATCTTTGACTTCAGGAGAGAAAAATCAGCCTGTCAGCATTTCAGAATCATTCGGCGGACTTGGAGACATAGAAGACATATTTTCATCTCCCGAAGACCTATATTCTGATATTGGAATTCTTTACACAAAACTCATGGAAAAATGTTCGGGCCTCCAGGCCGAAGCCGGCTTGAAGGATGTCATCCTGGGAGCAGACCTTGCTGGGATACTGGCGCATGAAGCTATGGGTCATACCACAGAAGCAGATTTTGTCATGGGAGGGTCGATTGCCGCCGACCTCTTAAACATCAGAATTGCTTCGGATAAAATAAGTTTAACCGACTTTGCCCACACAGCTCTGGGAGAAACTTGCCCAATGCCAGTCTTCTATGACGATGAAGGAGTGGAGGGAAAAGACTCCAAAATTATTGAAAACGGCGTCTTGACCGGTTATATGCACAACAGAAGATCAGCAGCGTATTTCAAAGTAGAACCCACAGGAAACGCCAGGGCTTTCAGTTTCGACGACGAGCCTTTGATAAGAATGAGGAACACCTGCATACTTCCAGGAAAAGATAAACTTGAAGATATGATATCTTCTGTTGAAGACGGTTATTTTCTTGAAAATCCAGGAAATGGTCAAGCCGACTCCACGAGCGAGTTCATGTTCGCCGTGACGTTTGGTTACGAGATAAAAAAAGGAAAACTTGGAAAAGCTCTTCAGAACACTGCTATTTCGGGAAAAGCCGTGGACCTGTTGAAAACCGTCACTATGGTATCGGATCAAATGAAGTGGGTGAGTTCCGGAACATGCGGTAAAAAACAACCAATGCCGGTAGCGATGGGCGGGCCGGCGATCAAATGCAAAGTCAGTATCGGAGGAAATTGA
- a CDS encoding AraC family transcriptional regulator: protein MKRYSDNKKEYLSRINRAIDYIERNLDKQIRLHDIAEISNFSPYHFHRIFSSVVGETLNSFISRLRLEKAASSLLSKRNSSITEIAIDCGFSTSSSFARAFKEKYGMSASDWRGGGHAVESKKRKSISKNSKANSKNEKEKNPSLLYDEEATDSGEKKSLHLQNARRKKMSAVKPKTVKVEELPEMCLAYVRHIGPYKGDDALFRSLFEKIIKWAGPRGYLSSPEAKFLSVYHDNPEITDTDKLRVSVGLTVPFETDVDGEIGKMTVPKGKYVLANFEIDQSQYQEAWDNVFGEWFPKSGYTCDDRPCFEWALNDPDQHPEKKHLINICVPVKPL, encoded by the coding sequence ATGAAAAGATACTCTGACAACAAAAAAGAATATCTATCACGCATAAACAGAGCGATAGATTACATAGAAAGAAATTTAGACAAGCAGATAAGACTGCATGATATTGCGGAAATTTCTAATTTTTCACCCTACCATTTTCATAGAATATTCAGTTCGGTCGTCGGAGAGACGCTGAACAGCTTCATCAGCAGACTGAGATTAGAAAAAGCGGCTTCCTCTCTTTTGTCGAAAAGAAATTCTTCAATAACCGAAATAGCTATTGATTGCGGATTTTCAACCTCATCATCATTCGCGAGGGCATTCAAGGAAAAATACGGCATGAGCGCCAGCGACTGGAGAGGAGGCGGACACGCGGTAGAAAGCAAAAAAAGAAAATCGATTAGCAAAAATAGCAAAGCCAATAGCAAAAACGAGAAAGAAAAAAATCCCTCCCTGTTGTACGATGAAGAAGCGACAGACTCCGGAGAAAAAAAATCGCTTCACCTTCAAAACGCAAGGAGGAAAAAAATGTCTGCAGTAAAACCGAAAACGGTAAAAGTCGAGGAACTGCCTGAAATGTGTCTGGCTTATGTCAGGCATATAGGACCATACAAAGGAGATGACGCTCTTTTCAGAAGCCTTTTTGAAAAAATAATTAAGTGGGCTGGTCCCCGCGGGTATCTTTCAAGTCCAGAGGCAAAATTTTTATCGGTCTATCATGACAACCCGGAGATAACAGACACAGATAAGCTCCGTGTAAGCGTCGGACTGACAGTTCCGTTCGAAACGGATGTCGATGGGGAAATTGGCAAGATGACTGTACCCAAAGGTAAGTACGTCCTCGCGAATTTTGAAATCGATCAGAGTCAATATCAGGAAGCATGGGACAATGTCTTCGGAGAATGGTTTCCTAAAAGCGGATACACCTGCGACGACAGACCTTGTTTCGAATGGGCTCTGAACGATCCCGATCAGCATCCAGAAAAAAAACATTTAATAAACATTTGCGTTCCTGTGAAACCATTATAA